Proteins from one Nicotiana tabacum cultivar K326 chromosome 23, ASM71507v2, whole genome shotgun sequence genomic window:
- the LOC107778092 gene encoding CASP-like protein PIMP1, which yields MGCLVIVNLLLRILSLCCLATSITILTTASSDMTVSSLFHKDVEVKFGFSDFYAYRYMLVCAAAGFVYSLLQTVFAIIQVKTGDCICDKLIHFDVYADKIMSMIVGTGAAAGFGLTVDLNCLPNRAMITVDFLNKENVAASFCLGGFVCTMISSFISLKIFKDDYLYEC from the exons atgggttGCTTAGTAATTGTGAATCTATTGTTAAGAATTCTTTCACTTTGTTGTTTGGCAACATCTATCACCATCCTCACTACTGCCTCCTCTGATATGACTGTTTCTTCCTTATTTCACAAAGATGTTGAAGTCAAATTTGGCTTTTCTGATTTCTATGCTTAtcg TTACATGCTTGTTTGTGCTGCTGCTGGATTTGTATATTCTCTTCTACAAACAGTATTTGCAATAATCCAAGTGAAGACTGGAGATTGCATCTGTGATAAACTCATTCACTTTGACGTATACGCTGATAAG ATAATGTCGATGATAGTGGGTACGGGTGCAGCAGCAGGGTTTGGTTTAACGGTGGATTTGAATTGTTTGCCTAATCGTGCAATGATCACCGTTGATTTTCTGAACAAAGAAAACGTAGCAGCTAGCTTTTGTCTCGGCGGATTTGTATGCACAATGATTTCATCGTTTATATCATTAAAAATCTTTAAGGATGATTACTTGTATGAATGCTAG